A region from the Haloarcula limicola genome encodes:
- a CDS encoding AIR synthase family protein, producing the protein MADLGKVDREFFDEYIYPNLGADREDVTLGPQHGVDFGVIDVGDRAVAMATDPVFVMPSLGFERAAWFAFHILLSDVAVSGLAPTHLSIDFNLPPEITDEEFRTVWETFDAEAREFGVSVVTGHTGRYAGCNYPMVGGATSVSVGSFDELVRPDGARVGDRVVITKGPAIEATGLLSIQFESLMEGELDGDAISDATDRFYDMSPVRDALTAAAAGPVNAMHDATECGIYGGLYEMARAAGVGIELETERVPMQPGVREACDFFGIDPWISISEGTLLAAVDPDGVEDVLAALESEGIPAADAGEVTEESGLVVDGEPTDHPGVDPFWGTFEEYMGKLQE; encoded by the coding sequence ATGGCAGACCTCGGCAAAGTAGACCGCGAGTTCTTCGACGAGTACATCTACCCGAACCTCGGCGCCGACCGCGAGGACGTGACGCTCGGCCCGCAGCACGGCGTCGATTTCGGCGTCATCGACGTGGGCGACCGAGCGGTCGCGATGGCGACCGACCCCGTCTTCGTGATGCCCTCGCTGGGCTTCGAACGGGCCGCGTGGTTCGCCTTCCACATCCTGCTGAGCGACGTGGCCGTCTCGGGGCTCGCGCCGACGCACCTCTCTATCGACTTCAACCTCCCGCCGGAGATCACGGACGAGGAGTTCCGAACCGTCTGGGAGACGTTCGACGCGGAGGCCCGCGAGTTCGGCGTCTCCGTCGTCACCGGCCACACCGGCCGCTACGCCGGGTGTAACTACCCGATGGTCGGCGGCGCGACGAGCGTCTCGGTCGGGTCGTTCGACGAGTTGGTGCGCCCCGACGGCGCGCGGGTCGGCGACCGCGTCGTGATAACGAAGGGACCGGCCATCGAGGCGACCGGCCTGCTCTCGATTCAGTTCGAGTCGCTCATGGAAGGGGAACTGGACGGCGACGCTATCTCGGACGCCACCGACCGGTTCTACGACATGAGCCCCGTCAGGGACGCGCTGACGGCCGCCGCGGCCGGGCCGGTGAACGCGATGCACGACGCCACCGAATGCGGCATCTACGGCGGCCTCTACGAGATGGCGCGGGCCGCGGGCGTCGGCATCGAGTTAGAGACCGAGCGGGTGCCGATGCAACCGGGCGTCCGCGAAGCCTGCGACTTCTTCGGTATCGACCCGTGGATCTCCATCAGCGAGGGGACGCTGCTGGCGGCCGTCGACCCCGACGGCGTCGAGGACGTGCTGGCCGCGCTCGAATCGGAGGGAATCCCCGCGGCCGACGCTGGCGAAGTCACCGAGGAAAGCGGATTGGTCGTCGACGGCGAACCCACGGACCACCCCGGGGTCGACCCCTTCTGGGGGACCTTCGAGGAGTACATGGGAAAGCTACAGGAGTGA
- a CDS encoding DUF7331 family protein yields MEPASNDSDDATEQYGTFTTGGGDTVVYDTQNPEAWLQSSYAVEVGPSSERTSA; encoded by the coding sequence ATGGAACCGGCATCGAACGATTCCGACGACGCGACCGAGCAGTACGGCACCTTCACCACCGGCGGCGGCGACACCGTCGTCTACGACACGCAGAACCCGGAGGCGTGGCTCCAGTCCAGCTATGCCGTCGAAGTAGGCCCCTCGTCGGAACGAACGAGCGCGTAA
- the thiD gene encoding bifunctional hydroxymethylpyrimidine kinase/phosphomethylpyrimidine kinase, with amino-acid sequence MPRADAPVSPPVVLTIAGSDSGGGAGIQADLKTIEAGGAFGTSAVTSVTAQNTTGVRGQHLLPTEEIEAQIRAVREDFEVAAVKTGMLAASEVVDLVVEAAADLPNLVVDPVMVATSGDRLLEPEAEAAYERLVAEAALVTPNADEAEVLTDREIADPDDAEAAGRDLVEMGADAALVKGGHVPGDEIVDTLVTADSVTTFRHDRVDTEATHGSGCTLSSAVATRLAHGDDLTAAVGSGIDLLSRAVRYNLDVGEGPGAVHHMVEVRNEAARHETSEAVEGIVSALAEGGAAPLLPESGAAVAGATPYAETPGEVAGVEGVPPESAGDGRSNRCVRFGASAALGARLLAARECDSELRFAVTWRASERVESALETLDWSVATVDAADRPGDVPEDETATWSVSRAFETSGESPVALVARDEGVAEEVTLFAPSVEGLLDRVERLTDAVEN; translated from the coding sequence ATGCCACGAGCGGACGCACCGGTTTCGCCGCCGGTCGTGCTCACCATCGCGGGCAGCGATTCCGGCGGCGGAGCCGGGATTCAGGCCGATCTGAAGACCATCGAGGCCGGCGGCGCGTTCGGGACGAGCGCCGTCACGAGTGTCACGGCACAGAACACGACCGGCGTGCGGGGCCAGCATCTCCTGCCGACCGAGGAGATCGAGGCCCAGATTCGGGCTGTCCGCGAGGACTTCGAGGTCGCCGCCGTCAAGACCGGGATGCTCGCCGCCAGCGAGGTCGTCGACCTCGTGGTCGAGGCCGCCGCCGACCTCCCGAACCTCGTCGTCGACCCGGTGATGGTCGCCACGTCCGGCGACCGGCTACTCGAACCAGAAGCCGAAGCCGCCTACGAGCGGCTCGTCGCCGAGGCGGCGCTCGTCACGCCCAACGCCGACGAGGCCGAGGTGTTGACCGACCGCGAGATCGCGGATCCCGACGACGCCGAGGCGGCGGGGCGGGACCTCGTCGAGATGGGAGCCGACGCGGCGCTCGTCAAGGGCGGGCACGTCCCCGGCGACGAGATCGTCGACACGCTCGTCACCGCCGACTCGGTGACGACGTTCCGCCACGACCGGGTCGACACCGAGGCGACCCACGGGTCGGGGTGTACGCTCTCCTCGGCCGTCGCGACGCGACTGGCCCACGGTGACGACCTCACCGCGGCCGTCGGCAGCGGCATCGACCTGCTCTCGCGGGCGGTGCGGTACAACCTCGACGTGGGCGAGGGGCCGGGCGCGGTCCACCACATGGTCGAGGTCCGCAACGAGGCCGCCCGCCACGAGACGAGCGAAGCCGTCGAGGGAATCGTCTCGGCGCTCGCGGAGGGCGGGGCCGCACCGCTGCTTCCCGAAAGCGGTGCCGCCGTCGCCGGCGCGACGCCCTACGCCGAGACGCCCGGCGAGGTCGCGGGTGTCGAGGGCGTGCCGCCGGAGTCAGCGGGCGACGGCCGCTCGAACCGCTGCGTGCGTTTCGGCGCGTCAGCGGCCCTCGGGGCGCGCCTGTTGGCCGCCCGCGAGTGCGACTCCGAACTCCGGTTCGCGGTCACCTGGCGAGCGAGCGAGCGCGTCGAATCGGCCCTCGAAACCCTCGACTGGTCGGTCGCGACGGTCGACGCCGCGGACCGTCCGGGGGACGTACCGGAAGACGAGACTGCCACGTGGAGCGTTTCGCGAGCGTTCGAGACGAGCGGGGAGTCGCCGGTCGCGCTCGTCGCTCGCGACGAGGGCGTCGCCGAGGAGGTCACTCTTTTCGCGCCGTCTGTCGAGGGGCTACTGGACCGGGTCGAGCGACTGACCGACGCGGTCGAGAACTGA
- a CDS encoding PRC-barrel domain containing protein: protein MARTNLTEEDEGKRVVNNRGDEVGVISGFRGGAAYVDPDPGITDKIMSTLGWENVDDDDYKLDSSQVASIDDDEVRLKSDL, encoded by the coding sequence ATGGCACGAACGAACCTCACCGAAGAGGACGAGGGCAAGCGGGTCGTGAACAACCGCGGCGACGAGGTCGGCGTCATCTCGGGGTTCCGCGGCGGCGCGGCGTACGTCGACCCGGACCCGGGGATCACGGATAAGATCATGTCGACGCTCGGCTGGGAGAACGTCGACGACGACGATTACAAACTAGACTCCTCGCAGGTGGCGAGCATCGACGACGACGAGGTCCGACTCAAATCGGACCTGTAG